Proteins encoded together in one Osmia lignaria lignaria isolate PbOS001 chromosome 4, iyOsmLign1, whole genome shotgun sequence window:
- the Iml1 gene encoding GATOR complex protein Iml1 isoform X4, which translates to MKLYKLIVHQKTFSEEDLIINPKDHPGIKTGDVVEIYQPEVEFSRLLLQVTSFKEDLQGRETISVENNVATMFQLRTFGDVYMNVVNPDDVALDSVELTFKDQYLGRSEMWRLKNSLVNTCVYMNKKIEFCGGCIRCQVYEMWSQGDRVACGVITNDTKVVFRSSTSMVYLFIQMSSEMWDFDIHGDLYFEKAVNGFLADLFQKWKKNGSNHEVTIVLFSRTFYNAINLEEFPNHMRECLQHDYRGRFYEDFYRVVVQNERFEDWSNVLVQLRKLFTDYQKIVLEYHQKPGVTIPKAVNSTAAQGNFLEVLNMSLNVFEKHYLDRSFDRTGQLSVVITPGVGVFEVDRELTNVTKQRIIDNGVGSDLVCVGEQPLHAVPLLKFHNKDTSINAPDDYSMPHWINLSFYSTNKKIPYSTFIPRIKLPQRVSKQPVENGKLQCKNKLLQEDPRECLHNTLFDYDAYDAQVFQLPSVHTSSSLQRVTTRTKKTSVASMETHNTVHMLKLKRKMSDPDIHHPPPESHSPPTTTRSAAISIPHRTDNISESNGEINESRTSVKSDLTDSEISPPFRPVVGSAGSPTNTISQPTSIRPSRALINPFDPSHVTIKLTSNRRRWTHIFPKGPTGVLIQQHHYQAVPTQMCAGSQSDATSTLSGSPLEHNDISNSNHFQDHTKGKPQRLNLSLSSGDKSGHPISSTGNKSLTLLWGATGEQEWTPALTTGVDWKSLTIPACLPITTDYFPDKRSLQNDYVVSDYNLLPDDVNTDFAQQRAIYKKPLTTAEVFKELVSQRLAQGFQLIILPQNNKNQSNTPGSNAIPAISSVMRGRQIESEPKEEYLLSIGRIFHKISLFDNCITVTRYRPRHPYPPFNIHYLYRFHAPHHDTYEVSWVSFTTEKLENYNWNYLDHYICTRGHTDFFLVEALKYWRFRVFLLPLHNSATRKFLEGSSRCDIYTPLTTSEQVSFMDGFLRFIELWPNKIRRPNPNKNWNPSTLGGVPQRDSASHLTRRRHSTSLIFLTNQTSLVGSSPFRERLGSNRLPEKPRPRSGSKVMDRGRVSPASEAVLPLSLEQQQDHFDSNEDSANMELTKLKNTAPNTEILEAMKHSQTGVGFLTHHPSLPSQTFVSADAVQWLNNHIEGGVTVEGAINIMNGMIQDKLICHASGDFSKPFILGFYLYHIVQDKENQRGDYFSPLGDLQSFENEWVEVEIKAPKGWCEPTSPGTLPSVTSPMTIPSCDTVDESNVPSFLKDDLDLLSFEDDRDWQIPSYKHTHLDIDINNRSDRIEWGHLRYQSIYKVDHSYELVVQWVASSGSIVADLIFVWQRKAQMCGIQMVPIPSDLLALPFTLKSDPLRGPIFIPLNTECLLENKQHVFEEFQEDTHAQRLYLLQEAIVQRFGFVPCLIESTENDHQYVHMTGNAFILIPSTSNTKSRPRTATNIVRRNTGQKGYPIHSEQPSPHEAYITRHVSGKNKDDYSKDKRIGFLWSWNHMVSRKWKSSSTLAGDELFQKKLIQDFRHFCSNGDNRLRQFWESCWEIKEKSCTKTS; encoded by the exons ATGAAGCTTTACAAGTTAATAGTACATCAAAAGACCTTTAGTGAAgaagatttaataattaatccaAAAGATCATCCTGGAATAAAGACTGGAGATGTTGTTGAAATTTATCAGCCAGAAGTTGAATTTAGCCGGCTTCTTCTTCAAGTCACCTCCTTCAAAGAAGATTTACAAGGACGTGAAACAATTagtgtagaaaataatgtaGCAACAATGTTTCAACTGAGAACATTTGGAGATGTTTATATGAATGTTGTAAATCCAGATGATGTAGCCTTGGATTCTGTTGAACTTACCTTCAAAGATCAATATCTAGGCCGTAGTGAAATGTGGAGACTCAAAAACAGCTTG GTTAACACTTGTGTATATATGaacaaaaagattgaattttgTGGAGGCTGCATAAGATGTCAGGTATATGAAATGTGGTCACAGGGTGATAGAGTTGCTTGTGGTGTTATAACCAATGATACTAAG GTTGTATTTCGTTCTTCAACTAGCATGGTCTACCTTTTTATTCAAATGAGTTCTGAAATGTGGGATTTTGACATTCATGGtgatttatattttgaaaaagctGTTAATGGATTTTTAGCTGACTTGTTtcaaaaatggaaaaagaatgGCAGCAATCATGAAGTAACAATAGTTCTATTCTCAAGGACATTTTATAATGCCATCAATTTGGAAGAATTTCCAAACCATATGCGCGAATGTTTACAACATGATTATAGGGGAAGATTTTATGAAGATTTCTATAGAGTAGTTGTACAAAATGAAAGATTTGAAGATTGGAGTAATGTGTTGGTACAGTTAAGAAAACTATTCACAGACTATCAAAAGATTGTATTAGAATATCATCAAAAACCGGGCGTTACTATACCAAAAGCAGTGAATTCAACAGCTGCACAAGGCAATTTTTTAGAAGTTTTAAACATGTCCTTAAATG TGTTTGAGAAACATTATTTAGATCGTAGTTTTGATAGAACTGGTCAATTATCAGTAGTAATTACACCTGGTGTAGGTGTATTTGAAGTTGACAGAGAACTAACAAATGTTACAAAACAAAGAATTATTGATAATGGTGTTGGTAGTGATTTAGTGTGTGTTGGAGAACAGCCATTACATGCAGTTCCTTTATTAAAG TTTCATAATAAGGATACATCCATCAATGCACCTGATGATTATAGTATGCCACATTGGATAAACCTTAGCTTTTATTCAACAAACAAAAAAATTCCTTATTCAACATTTATACCTCGTATAAAACTTCCGCAAAGGGTATCAAAACAACCAGTGGAAAACGGCAAATTACAATGTAAAAATAAACTATTACAAGAAGATCCAAGAGAATGTCTGCACAATACCCTATTTGACTATGATGCATATGATGCACAAGTTTTTCAATTACCTTCAGTTCATACCTCGAG TAGTTTGCAACGGGTTACAACAAGAACCAAAAAGACGAGTGTTGCAAGTATGGAGACACACAATACCGTGCATATGTTAAAACTAAAGAGAAAAATGTCAGATCCTGACATTCATCATCCACCGCCTGAATCACATTCACCTCCAACTACAACAAGGAGTGCGGCAATCTCAATACCTCACAGAACAGATAATATCAGTGAATCTAATGGAGAAATTAATG AATCAAGGACGTCGGTGAAAAGTGATTTAACAGATTCTGAAATATCTCCACCATTCAGGCCAGTTGTTGGGAGTGCCGGAAGTCCAACAAATACAATATCACAACCAACAAGTATTAGACCTAGTAGAGCACTTATCAATCCTTTTGATCCGTCTCATGTTACAATTAAACTGACTAGTAACAGACGAAGATGGACACATATTTTCCCTAAAG GACCAACAGGTGTGCTTATACAGCAACATCATTATCAGGCTGTACCAACACAAATGTGTGCAGGTTCACAATccgatgccacttccactttaagCGGATCTCCCTTGGAACATAATGATATCTCTAATTCAAATCACTTTCAAGATC aCACAAAAGGTAAACCCCAGAGGTTAAATCTTTCATTATCGAGCGGTGATAAGAGCGGACATCCAATATCTTCTACCGGGAATAAGTCATTGACATTATTATGGGGTGCTACTGGTGAACAAGAATGGACACCAGCACTTACAACAG GCGTAGATTGGAAGTCGTTGACAATTCCAGCATGTTTGCCCATTACCACAGATTACTTCCCAGATAAAAGAAGTCTGCAGAACGATTATGTTGTATCAGATTATAATCTTCTACCTGATGATGTTAACACAGATTTCGCACAACAACGAGCGATATATAAAAAGCCTTTAACAACTGCGGAAGTGTTTAAAGAGCTTGTGTCGCAACGATTAGCACAG ggttttcaattaattatcttgccgcaaaataataaaaatcaaagcaATACACCAGGTAGTAATGCTATCCCAGCAATAAGTTCTGTTATGCGGGGGCGGCAAATAGAATCAGAACCCAAAGAGGAATATTTGTTAAGCATTGGTaggatatttcataaaatatctTTGTTTGACAATTGTATAACGGTTACTAGATATCGTCCAag GCATCCTTATCCTCCATTCAATATTCATTATCTGTACCGATTTCATGCACCCCATCATGACACGTATGAAGTTTCTTGGGTATCTTTTACAACGgaaaaacttgaaaattataattggAATTATTTAGATCATTACATTTGCACTAGAGGTCATACTGATTTTTTTTTAGTAGAG GCACTTAAATATTGGAGATTTCGAGTTTTTCTACTACCCTTACATAATTCAGCAACTCGAAAATTTTTAGAGGGATCATCGAGATGTGACATATACACACCTCTCACTACTTCCGAACAAGTTTCCTTTATGGACGGGTTTCTGCGTTTCATCGAATTATGGCCAAATAAAATACGACGTCCGAATCCAAACAAAAATtgg AATCCTTCAACTCTAGGTGGTGTTCCTCAGAGAGATTCCGCCTCTCACTTGACCAGACGCAGGCACAGCACGAGCCTGATTTTCCTCACTAACCAG ACCAGTCTAGTTGGCAGTTCTCCCTTCAGGGAGAGACTTGGAAGCAATCGCCTACCAGAGAAACCAAGACCAAG GTCAGGTTCTAAGGTGATGGATAGAGGTAGAGTCTCACCAGCGAGTGAAGCTGTCCTACCCCTTTCACTCGAGCAACAACAAGATCATTTTGACTCTAATGAAGACAG TGCAAATATGGAACTGACAAAATTGAAGAACACCGCGCCAAATACTGAAATTCTAGAGGCAATGAAACATTCGCAAACTGGTGTAGGATTTCTCACACACCACCCATCTCTACCGAGTCAAACATTTGTTAGCGCTGACGCGGTACAATGGTTAAATAATCACATAGAGGGAGGAGTAACGGTAGAAGGTGCTATTAACATCATGAAT GGCATGATACAAGACAAATTAATATGCCATGCATCCGGTGATTTTTCCAAACCGTTTATTTTAGGATTTTACTTGTATCACATAGTACAAGATAAAGAAAACCAAAGAG GAGATTACTTTTCGCCTTTGGGTGATTTGCAAAGTTTCGAAAACGAGTGGGTGGAGGTCGAAATTAAAGCGCCAAAAGGGTGGTGTGAGCCTACTTCCCCAGGAACACTTCCATCAGTAACATCTCCGATGACTATACCTAGCTGCGATACCGTTGACGAATCAAATGTACCATCATTTCTCAAGGATGATTTAGACTTACTAAGTTTCGAGGATGACAGAGATTGGcaaa tTCCATCATATAAGCATACTCATTTAGACATTGACATAAATAATAGAAGCGATAGAATTGAATGGGGTCATTTAAGGTATCAGTCTATATACAAAGTGGATCATTCGTATGAACTTGTGGTACAATGGGTAGCATCGTCTGGTAGCATAGTTGCTGATCTC atATTTGTGTGGCAACGTAAAGCCCAAATGTGTGGAATTCAAATGGTACCTATCCCTAGTGATCTGTTAGCACTACCGTTCACTTTGAAAAGTGATCCTTTAAGGGGGCCTATTTTTATACCACTAAACACGGAGTGTCTTTTGGAAAACAAACAACATGTCTTTGAAG AATTTCAAGAAGACACGCACGCACAAAGACTTTACCTACTTCAAGAAGCAATTGTACAAAGATTTGGCTTTGTTCCTTGCTTGATAGAAAGTACAGAGAACGACCATCAGTATGTTCATATGACTGGCAATGCatttatactgattccttctacATCAAATACAAAATCACGTCCACGAACTGCTACAAATATTGTAAGACGAAATACAGGACAGAAAGGATATCCGATTCATTCTGAACAGCCTAGTCCCCATGAAGCTTATATTACAAGGCACGTCAGTGGGAAAAATAAAGATGATTACAGTAAGGATAAAAGG ATTGGATTTCTTTGGTCATGGAATCATATGGTTAGTCGAAAATGGAAATCGTCATCTACCTTAGCCGGTGACGAATTATTTCAGAAGAAACTCATTCAGGATTTTAGACACTTTTGTTCAAACGGGGATAATAGACTGAGACAGTTTTGGGAATCTTGttgggaaataaaagaaaaatcctgCACAAAAACATCATAA
- the Iml1 gene encoding GATOR complex protein Iml1 isoform X3: MKLYKLIVHQKTFSEEDLIINPKDHPGIKTGDVVEIYQPEVEFSRLLLQVTSFKEDLQGRETISVENNVATMFQLRTFGDVYMNVVNPDDVALDSVELTFKDQYLGRSEMWRLKNSLVNTCVYMNKKIEFCGGCIRCQVYEMWSQGDRVACGVITNDTKVVFRSSTSMVYLFIQMSSEMWDFDIHGDLYFEKAVNGFLADLFQKWKKNGSNHEVTIVLFSRTFYNAINLEEFPNHMRECLQHDYRGRFYEDFYRVVVQNERFEDWSNVLVQLRKLFTDYQKIVLEYHQKPGVTIPKAVNSTAAQGNFLEVLNMSLNVFEKHYLDRSFDRTGQLSVVITPGVGVFEVDRELTNVTKQRIIDNGVGSDLVCVGEQPLHAVPLLKFHNKDTSINAPDDYSMPHWINLSFYSTNKKIPYSTFIPRIKLPQRVSKQPVENGKLQCKNKLLQEDPRECLHNTLFDYDAYDAQVFQLPSVHTSSSLQRVTTRTKKTSVASMETHNTVHMLKLKRKMSDPDIHHPPPESHSPPTTTRSAAISIPHRTDNISESNGEINESRTSVKSDLTDSEISPPFRPVVGSAGSPTNTISQPTSIRPSRALINPFDPSHVTIKLTSNRRRWTHIFPKGPTGVLIQQHHYQAVPTQMCAGSQSDATSTLSGSPLEHNDISNSNHFQDHTKGKPQRLNLSLSSGDKSGHPISSTGNKSLTLLWGATGEQEWTPALTTAIIGVDWKSLTIPACLPITTDYFPDKRSLQNDYVVSDYNLLPDDVNTDFAQQRAIYKKPLTTAEVFKELVSQRLAQGFQLIILPQNNKNQSNTPGSNAIPAISSVMRGRQIESEPKEEYLLSIGRIFHKISLFDNCITVTRYRPRHPYPPFNIHYLYRFHAPHHDTYEVSWVSFTTEKLENYNWNYLDHYICTRGHTDFFLVEALKYWRFRVFLLPLHNSATRKFLEGSSRCDIYTPLTTSEQVSFMDGFLRFIELWPNKIRRPNPNKNWNPSTLGGVPQRDSASHLTRRRHSTSLIFLTNQERHVVNTAATARTCLDTPRHVPNRSGSKVMDRGRVSPASEAVLPLSLEQQQDHFDSNEDSANMELTKLKNTAPNTEILEAMKHSQTGVGFLTHHPSLPSQTFVSADAVQWLNNHIEGGVTVEGAINIMNGMIQDKLICHASGDFSKPFILGFYLYHIVQDKENQRGDYFSPLGDLQSFENEWVEVEIKAPKGWCEPTSPGTLPSVTSPMTIPSCDTVDESNVPSFLKDDLDLLSFEDDRDWQIPSYKHTHLDIDINNRSDRIEWGHLRYQSIYKVDHSYELVVQWVASSGSIVADLIFVWQRKAQMCGIQMVPIPSDLLALPFTLKSDPLRGPIFIPLNTECLLENKQHVFEEFQEDTHAQRLYLLQEAIVQRFGFVPCLIESTENDHQYVHMTGNAFILIPSTSNTKSRPRTATNIVRRNTGQKGYPIHSEQPSPHEAYITRHVSGKNKDDYSKDKRIGFLWSWNHMVSRKWKSSSTLAGDELFQKKLIQDFRHFCSNGDNRLRQFWESCWEIKEKSCTKTS, encoded by the exons ATGAAGCTTTACAAGTTAATAGTACATCAAAAGACCTTTAGTGAAgaagatttaataattaatccaAAAGATCATCCTGGAATAAAGACTGGAGATGTTGTTGAAATTTATCAGCCAGAAGTTGAATTTAGCCGGCTTCTTCTTCAAGTCACCTCCTTCAAAGAAGATTTACAAGGACGTGAAACAATTagtgtagaaaataatgtaGCAACAATGTTTCAACTGAGAACATTTGGAGATGTTTATATGAATGTTGTAAATCCAGATGATGTAGCCTTGGATTCTGTTGAACTTACCTTCAAAGATCAATATCTAGGCCGTAGTGAAATGTGGAGACTCAAAAACAGCTTG GTTAACACTTGTGTATATATGaacaaaaagattgaattttgTGGAGGCTGCATAAGATGTCAGGTATATGAAATGTGGTCACAGGGTGATAGAGTTGCTTGTGGTGTTATAACCAATGATACTAAG GTTGTATTTCGTTCTTCAACTAGCATGGTCTACCTTTTTATTCAAATGAGTTCTGAAATGTGGGATTTTGACATTCATGGtgatttatattttgaaaaagctGTTAATGGATTTTTAGCTGACTTGTTtcaaaaatggaaaaagaatgGCAGCAATCATGAAGTAACAATAGTTCTATTCTCAAGGACATTTTATAATGCCATCAATTTGGAAGAATTTCCAAACCATATGCGCGAATGTTTACAACATGATTATAGGGGAAGATTTTATGAAGATTTCTATAGAGTAGTTGTACAAAATGAAAGATTTGAAGATTGGAGTAATGTGTTGGTACAGTTAAGAAAACTATTCACAGACTATCAAAAGATTGTATTAGAATATCATCAAAAACCGGGCGTTACTATACCAAAAGCAGTGAATTCAACAGCTGCACAAGGCAATTTTTTAGAAGTTTTAAACATGTCCTTAAATG TGTTTGAGAAACATTATTTAGATCGTAGTTTTGATAGAACTGGTCAATTATCAGTAGTAATTACACCTGGTGTAGGTGTATTTGAAGTTGACAGAGAACTAACAAATGTTACAAAACAAAGAATTATTGATAATGGTGTTGGTAGTGATTTAGTGTGTGTTGGAGAACAGCCATTACATGCAGTTCCTTTATTAAAG TTTCATAATAAGGATACATCCATCAATGCACCTGATGATTATAGTATGCCACATTGGATAAACCTTAGCTTTTATTCAACAAACAAAAAAATTCCTTATTCAACATTTATACCTCGTATAAAACTTCCGCAAAGGGTATCAAAACAACCAGTGGAAAACGGCAAATTACAATGTAAAAATAAACTATTACAAGAAGATCCAAGAGAATGTCTGCACAATACCCTATTTGACTATGATGCATATGATGCACAAGTTTTTCAATTACCTTCAGTTCATACCTCGAG TAGTTTGCAACGGGTTACAACAAGAACCAAAAAGACGAGTGTTGCAAGTATGGAGACACACAATACCGTGCATATGTTAAAACTAAAGAGAAAAATGTCAGATCCTGACATTCATCATCCACCGCCTGAATCACATTCACCTCCAACTACAACAAGGAGTGCGGCAATCTCAATACCTCACAGAACAGATAATATCAGTGAATCTAATGGAGAAATTAATG AATCAAGGACGTCGGTGAAAAGTGATTTAACAGATTCTGAAATATCTCCACCATTCAGGCCAGTTGTTGGGAGTGCCGGAAGTCCAACAAATACAATATCACAACCAACAAGTATTAGACCTAGTAGAGCACTTATCAATCCTTTTGATCCGTCTCATGTTACAATTAAACTGACTAGTAACAGACGAAGATGGACACATATTTTCCCTAAAG GACCAACAGGTGTGCTTATACAGCAACATCATTATCAGGCTGTACCAACACAAATGTGTGCAGGTTCACAATccgatgccacttccactttaagCGGATCTCCCTTGGAACATAATGATATCTCTAATTCAAATCACTTTCAAGATC aCACAAAAGGTAAACCCCAGAGGTTAAATCTTTCATTATCGAGCGGTGATAAGAGCGGACATCCAATATCTTCTACCGGGAATAAGTCATTGACATTATTATGGGGTGCTACTGGTGAACAAGAATGGACACCAGCACTTACAACAG CAATCATAG GCGTAGATTGGAAGTCGTTGACAATTCCAGCATGTTTGCCCATTACCACAGATTACTTCCCAGATAAAAGAAGTCTGCAGAACGATTATGTTGTATCAGATTATAATCTTCTACCTGATGATGTTAACACAGATTTCGCACAACAACGAGCGATATATAAAAAGCCTTTAACAACTGCGGAAGTGTTTAAAGAGCTTGTGTCGCAACGATTAGCACAG ggttttcaattaattatcttgccgcaaaataataaaaatcaaagcaATACACCAGGTAGTAATGCTATCCCAGCAATAAGTTCTGTTATGCGGGGGCGGCAAATAGAATCAGAACCCAAAGAGGAATATTTGTTAAGCATTGGTaggatatttcataaaatatctTTGTTTGACAATTGTATAACGGTTACTAGATATCGTCCAag GCATCCTTATCCTCCATTCAATATTCATTATCTGTACCGATTTCATGCACCCCATCATGACACGTATGAAGTTTCTTGGGTATCTTTTACAACGgaaaaacttgaaaattataattggAATTATTTAGATCATTACATTTGCACTAGAGGTCATACTGATTTTTTTTTAGTAGAG GCACTTAAATATTGGAGATTTCGAGTTTTTCTACTACCCTTACATAATTCAGCAACTCGAAAATTTTTAGAGGGATCATCGAGATGTGACATATACACACCTCTCACTACTTCCGAACAAGTTTCCTTTATGGACGGGTTTCTGCGTTTCATCGAATTATGGCCAAATAAAATACGACGTCCGAATCCAAACAAAAATtgg AATCCTTCAACTCTAGGTGGTGTTCCTCAGAGAGATTCCGCCTCTCACTTGACCAGACGCAGGCACAGCACGAGCCTGATTTTCCTCACTAACCAG GAGAGGCATGTAGTGAATACCGCTGCGACTGCCCGCACGTGCCTCGACACTCCTCGCCACGTGCCAAACAG GTCAGGTTCTAAGGTGATGGATAGAGGTAGAGTCTCACCAGCGAGTGAAGCTGTCCTACCCCTTTCACTCGAGCAACAACAAGATCATTTTGACTCTAATGAAGACAG TGCAAATATGGAACTGACAAAATTGAAGAACACCGCGCCAAATACTGAAATTCTAGAGGCAATGAAACATTCGCAAACTGGTGTAGGATTTCTCACACACCACCCATCTCTACCGAGTCAAACATTTGTTAGCGCTGACGCGGTACAATGGTTAAATAATCACATAGAGGGAGGAGTAACGGTAGAAGGTGCTATTAACATCATGAAT GGCATGATACAAGACAAATTAATATGCCATGCATCCGGTGATTTTTCCAAACCGTTTATTTTAGGATTTTACTTGTATCACATAGTACAAGATAAAGAAAACCAAAGAG GAGATTACTTTTCGCCTTTGGGTGATTTGCAAAGTTTCGAAAACGAGTGGGTGGAGGTCGAAATTAAAGCGCCAAAAGGGTGGTGTGAGCCTACTTCCCCAGGAACACTTCCATCAGTAACATCTCCGATGACTATACCTAGCTGCGATACCGTTGACGAATCAAATGTACCATCATTTCTCAAGGATGATTTAGACTTACTAAGTTTCGAGGATGACAGAGATTGGcaaa tTCCATCATATAAGCATACTCATTTAGACATTGACATAAATAATAGAAGCGATAGAATTGAATGGGGTCATTTAAGGTATCAGTCTATATACAAAGTGGATCATTCGTATGAACTTGTGGTACAATGGGTAGCATCGTCTGGTAGCATAGTTGCTGATCTC atATTTGTGTGGCAACGTAAAGCCCAAATGTGTGGAATTCAAATGGTACCTATCCCTAGTGATCTGTTAGCACTACCGTTCACTTTGAAAAGTGATCCTTTAAGGGGGCCTATTTTTATACCACTAAACACGGAGTGTCTTTTGGAAAACAAACAACATGTCTTTGAAG AATTTCAAGAAGACACGCACGCACAAAGACTTTACCTACTTCAAGAAGCAATTGTACAAAGATTTGGCTTTGTTCCTTGCTTGATAGAAAGTACAGAGAACGACCATCAGTATGTTCATATGACTGGCAATGCatttatactgattccttctacATCAAATACAAAATCACGTCCACGAACTGCTACAAATATTGTAAGACGAAATACAGGACAGAAAGGATATCCGATTCATTCTGAACAGCCTAGTCCCCATGAAGCTTATATTACAAGGCACGTCAGTGGGAAAAATAAAGATGATTACAGTAAGGATAAAAGG ATTGGATTTCTTTGGTCATGGAATCATATGGTTAGTCGAAAATGGAAATCGTCATCTACCTTAGCCGGTGACGAATTATTTCAGAAGAAACTCATTCAGGATTTTAGACACTTTTGTTCAAACGGGGATAATAGACTGAGACAGTTTTGGGAATCTTGttgggaaataaaagaaaaatcctgCACAAAAACATCATAA